Proteins from one Triticum aestivum cultivar Chinese Spring chromosome 7A, IWGSC CS RefSeq v2.1, whole genome shotgun sequence genomic window:
- the LOC123148870 gene encoding peroxisomal acyl-coenzyme A oxidase 1, whose amino-acid sequence MADGGGEPDQLAGERATAQFDVDGMKVAWAGSRHAVEVADRMARLVASDPVFRKDIRTMLSRKELFKDTLKKAAHAWKRIVELRLTEEEANLLRLYVDQPGYVDLHWGMFVPAIKGQGTEEQQKKWLPMAYKFQIIGCYAQTELGHGSNVQGLETTATFDPSTDEFVMHSPTLTSSKWWPGGLGKASTHAVVYARLITEGKDYGIHGFIVQLRSLDDHSPLPGVTLGDIGGKFGSGAYNSMDNGVLRFDHVRIPRDQMLMRLSQVTREGKYVHSDVPKQLLYGTMVYVRQTIVADASKALSRAVCIAVRYSAIRKQFGSQDGGPETQVLNYKTQQSRLFPLLASAYAYRFVGQWLKWLYTDVTQKLEAKDYSTLPEAHACTAGLKSVTTSATADAIEECRKLCGGHGYLNSSGLPELFAVYVPACTYEGDNVVLLLQVARFLMKTVAQVATGKQPVGTIAYMGNIQHLMQCKSAVNTAEDWLNPAAIKEVFEARALRMAVNCAQNISKAPSQEEGFSELSPDLLEAAVAHVQLIIVTKFIEKLQEDIPGPGVKEQLQNLCSIYALHLLHKHLGDFLSTGCVTARQGALANELLGKLYAQVRPNAVALVDAFDYTDHYLGSVLGRYDGDVYPALYEEAWKDPLNETVVPDGYQEHLRPLLKQQLKLSRL is encoded by the exons ATGGCGGACGGCGGAGGGGAGCCGGACCAGCTGGCGGGGGAGAGGGCCACCGCCCAGTTCGACGTCGACGGCATGAAGGTCGCCTGGGCCGGCTCCCGCCACGCCGTCGAGGTCGCCGACCGCATGGCCCGACTCGTCGCATCCGACCCC GTGTTCCGCAAGGATATCAGGACGATGCTCTCCAGGAAGGAGCTGTTCAAggacacgctcaagaaggcggcaCACGCCTGGAAGCGCATCGTCGAGCTGCGTCTCACAG AAGAGGAAGCAAACTTGCTGAGGCTATACGTCGACCAGCCTGGTTATGTTGATCTCCATTGG GGCATGTTTGTTCCTGCCATAAAAGGGCAAGGAACTGAAGAGCAACAGAAGAAGTGGTTGCCGATGGCTTACAAGTTCCAAATAATTGGTTGCTATGCTCAGACTGAACTTGGTCATGGTTCAAATGTTCAGGGGCTTGAGACAACTGCCACATTTGATCCAAGTACCGATGAGTTTGTTATGCACAGCCCGACTCTGACCTCTAGCAAG TGGTGGCCTGGTGGTTTGGGAAAAGCTTCCACGCATGCAGTCGTGTATGCTCGTCTCATAACGGAAGGAAAAGACTATGGCATACATG GTTTCATCGTGCAGTTGCGAAGCTTAGATGACCACTCTCCGCTGCCTGGCGTTACTCTTGGTGATATTGGCGGAAAGTTTGGCAGTGGGGCTTATAACAGCATGGATAATGGTGTTCTGCGCTTCGACCATGTGCGCATCCCAAGGGATCAAATGTTGATGAG GCTTTCCCAAGTTACAAGGGAGGGAAAGTATGTGCACTCAGATGTACCAAAGCAGCTGCTATACGGGACAATGGTTTATGTCCGTCAGACAATTGTCGCAGATGCTTCCAAGGCTTTGTCACGTGCTGTTTGCATTGCTGTAAGGTATAGTGCTATCCGGAAGCAGTTCGGTTCCCAGGATGGTGGCCCTGAGACTCAG GTCCTCAATTACAAGACTCAACAGAGCAGGCTCTTCCCTTTGCTGGCTTCAGCTTATGCATATAGATTTGTGGGTCAGTGGCTGAAGTGGCTATACACGGACGTCACACAGAAGCTGGAAGCAAAGGATTACTCAACACTGCCAGAGGCTCATGCCTGTACTGCTGGGCTCAAGTCTGTGACAACATCTGCAACAGCT GACGCGATTGAAGAGTGCCGAAAGCTCTGTGGCGGACATGGTTACCTGAACAGCAGTGGGCTTCCAGAACTGTTTGCGGTCTATGTTCCTGCCTGCACCTATGAAGGAGACAATGTCGTTTTGCTCTTGCAG GTTGCAAGGTTTTTGATGAAGACCGTTGCTCAGGTGGCCACTGGGAAGCAACCTGTCGGCACCATAGCTTACATGGGCAACATACAACACTTGATGCAATGCAAAAGCGCTGTAAATACAG CTGAAGACTGGCTCAATCCTGCTGCCATAAAGGAGGTGTTTGAAGCTAGGGCCCTGAGGATGGCGGTGAACTGTGCCCAGAACATCAGCAAGGCGCCAAGCCAAGAAGAAG GTTTCTCCGAGCTGTCCCCCGACTTGCTTGAGGCTGCTGTGGCTCACGTCCAGCTGATCATTGTGACCAA GTTCATCGAGAAGCTGCAGGAGGACATCCCTGGCCCCGGGGTGAAGGAGCAGCTGCAGAACCTGTGCAGCATCTACGCGCTCCACCTGCTCCACAAGCACCTGGGCGACTTCCTGTCGACGGGGTGCGTCACAGCCAGGCAGGGCGCGCTGGCCAACGAGCTGCTCGGGAAGCTGTACGCGCAG GTGCGGCCTAACGCGGTGGCGCTGGTGGACGCGTTCGACTACACGGACCACTACCTGGGGTCGGTGCTGGGGCGGTACGACGGGGACGTGTACCCGGCGCTGTACGAGGAGGCGTGGAAGGACCCGCTGAACGAGACGGTGGTTCCCGACGGGTACCAGGAGCACCTCCGGCCGCTGCTCAAGCAGCAGCTCAAGCTCTCCAGGCTATGA